From Centroberyx gerrardi isolate f3 chromosome 15, fCenGer3.hap1.cur.20231027, whole genome shotgun sequence:
CCCAGATAATTAAGCGGCATGCCATCTTTCACCTCATTCCGCTGCAGTTGAAAGAAGTTGTTGAGATAGTTGGAGTTCAGAGAAGAGCTCAAGTCCGCCGCTGCGGGAGTCTTGCTGAAACTGAGATCCGGGTGGGAAGAGTTGGGTTCGGGTCTGAACGCGTCAAAGGCGCTGGTCTGGTGGGTGTCTTGTAAGGAGAGATAGACCCAGTTGAGGAGTTGCGCAGGCTGGTACACGGACGCACTCGTGTCTATGGCAGACAACAAGCTCATCTTTCAATTCAAATGGGTAAACTGGCTTTTCCACCGCTGATTCTTGGATTGGTCTCAACTCTTCGCCGTTTTCTTTTCGTTCCCTTACCCCGGCAGATGGCAAGTGCTCCTTTTTCTTCCCGTAAAGGACCCTATCCTCCTCACGCCGGGAGCCTAGTCCCAGTGAAATGTTACTCAAAAGTCATTGCTCTAACATGTCAGTATAAAAAGTTTTCCCCTGCTCCCCATGGTCCGCTATCTGCCTTTATTGCAGCGGGGCAGAGAGAGGCTCATTGAATATGTAATGAGGACGGCTGTGCGTCACGGTGGACGCAGGCGAATGAGCGTCTGGTGTCGAACTCATATGAATACTCGTTTGACACTGGTTAAAACAATTGCTTAATCTGGCTCCTCGTTAGTAATTTGAGCTCTCAATCCAACAACTCAGCCTCCTCGATAATAAATTTTCGGGGATGTCAATTACTAAACCCCAAATTAATGCGAGGTCTCTACATCTAGACACCAACATTTCCAAACCCGTTTATAGCCTAGTAGGCTACAGACTACATTTCTGGGGAGAAAATACAGCAACTGACTGACGAGATAGCATattttggtcagtgtgataaattattaaatgtaggtcaccaaactatgtTGCACAGACGCCCACAATTTAGAGGGAATATTGGCTTCCAAATAGagttttgcttgatctttgcagtccatttaaataataaaaactagGCTATGAAATCAAATTTGGGCTTATTTAGTGCTCACACCGTGTTATAGCAATAGACGCCCATGTGAATACATTAACAAGATATGTTACAGTAATAACATATGTTGCGTCAATATGTGCTGAAAAGTAGCCTAACACAAATGTGAGTTGTCCTTAAGAGGAAatacagatgtgttgaaaatgacacctAGTGTCTTTATGTATTCATAGTAGCACTGCTGTTGTGATTTTACATTGGATTCCATGTATTTTCCCAAACAGGCCTACTACTgctatcttgtgtgtgtgtgtgtgtgtgtgtgtgtgtgtgtgtgtgtgtgtgtgtgtgtgtgtgtgtgtgtgtgcgtgtgtgtgtgtgtgtgtgagttagagagagagagagatagggagagagatgggtgtTTTGTTTATTCAGGGATGGGCAGAGGTGAGTAGTCTGCACTTAACAACTGACTCTCATCTTTAGTGTCTTAACTTAGTGAGTCTAAAGGCTCATATGATCACCTCCCATTTCTTAAGTCAATAGAGTTTCATGTAGACTGAAATCCACAGAAATCTATTCATCTGCTCAGAAATGGTGGATCACTGATGAATTTGCCACATGCGTCTATAATTGATTCTTAACAAACGTGGTGTAAACATAATTATTACACGCAGGAgttagataaaaaaaacaaactcaagCAGATTAACTCCTGTctgtaatatgtaataataatttttagCAGATGAAGAGATTATTTTTAGATGGCACACCTATTATCGACAATATTAGAATAACTGATGGAAATGTCAGGCCCAGGCCTTCAGGGGCAGAGCAGCAGGTCCAGGGCCTTGCAGACATGGAGAAAGCCTACTGAATACTTTAAATGGGGCTCCCTCTTGTGGTAAGTGTCCACCACATGTGTTATAATAAAGCTAAATAGCCTGTCAACATTAATTgcataataaataaatggatctACCTTTTTGTAAAGGTAGGATCAGTGATGtagaggtaaataaaaaggtgagtaaaaaAAATTGCCTCCAGCtgatgatcatcataaggcatcgCAATtaccaatgtaaacaaaaaagtatttacacttTGATAAAAGTATAATTTATgccctttccccccctcttaaAGGCCCTTACCTTCATTAAATTTACATTACTTTGATACTACCTTGCAgcatgtatactatgaattcaAATTGTTTAGATTTTTGTCAGCCTTGAAGGTGGGTAAattctattccacaaataaaaatgtggtttaactgagttcaggtgggtttaACTGAGTACAAACTTATTTTGACGCAAtacaattttcaaataatagACCTCATTCATGGCCATAATAATGAATAACCGTGGGGTCAGTCTTGTGAAATAGCCTACTGATCAGATGATGGCTCTGTCACATTTTCCGGTGTGTCATTGCGACATGTAACGTTACAGTATGTGTAAGGTTACCGGTAAACCTAATTGTTTAAGAGTTGTATCACATGGAAAGTGAATGGCTGTCCGTCACCGCTTTGACAGCAAATGGGTGGGTTCCGCACATGGAAAATATGAGTCCCACCCACAACACTTAAATACAGTCAAGACTGCGACTAGTTAAAGTACTACGTCCTCCAGGAAGAGACTGCTAGCAGACGAAAGTAAGTGGCAAAAATCAAATAACTATAGATTGGGGTTGGGATAGAATCATACagaactgaaaaaataaaaataatgcattttagtAATACGCTACGTTACAACTTATCGTGTAGAGTTGTTTCGTAGTCTACTATGCTATGTCTCTTCCCGACGTTGTTGTTAGCCTGTCGACGTTACGGATACCAGTGCCTTGATCAcccaccaaggaggttttacCTATTTTTTTTAAGGCTACAACATGTCGAAGTCGGTCGTAGCTACATACCGCTGTTGAAAAATTCAGGAGTTTATGCTAACATTGTAGGTTACAGCGTCCGAGAAGGTTAAACTGACAACAAGGCTGGTCTAGCAGATTATGTAAATATACTTGGGACGTAGTTTGCAATTGGAGATTTGGATAGGCCTAAACAGGGCTGAGTTGGATAGCCTACGGTTAAAAGCGaaaccttttctttttcaatgtATTAAACGTTAGTCGGAATAGCCATTCTGTGCTATtgaggctaacgttagctgtttaACACCATGTAACATTACATCTATCAGTACATTGTACTTATATTCGACCGttagtctttttcttttcatgtggGGAACTTTCTTCGGCCGAACAGGGCCTTGCAAGCTAGAAAAAGTAACGTTATAACTGACACGCCTAAATCTTTCGGGAGTTGAGAAACAATCAGGACATTCATAGTAGCCTAAGTTTAATTATAGTTTTGACTGTCACATTTAGCCTCTGTGGCTGAATAAGCTTTCGATCGTATAACGTTACACACTTCCCCTATTGCAACATTTGAGGAGGTGGGTAACCTCATATtaggtttttttgtgtgtgtgtgttttgggtttttttttccttcagatTTTTGAACGTCTTCCTGGTTCTGATCAATGGATCCTGTacaccatggatgtattaaactagctGTACACCCCAAGCAGATTATGGCTTTGCATTGTGGGCGTGATTTCTCACAGTTTGAACTGTGACAGCTGCCATATTTAGTCAAAGCCACTTGAGGTGTGTTTATAACCTGCACCATTAGGCCTAAAATAGACAAACCACACTTTTTCTAGCCTAATGGGTTATAACAGTATCACAATGCCACTTTTTACTCTGACATTGTATCAGTGTCAGTGCCTCTGTCTTTGATATGAACTGTAGGGCATAGCCAAGTagggaggaagtgtgtgtgcaaatacAGGATGCTGTCAAAGGACTGAATAGAgaactttattttctttcccaTGTCTCAGTTAACTCCTCAAACACTGTGACTGTGCATAGCTTGTGTCTACAAGGATTTGAATGTAGATTACAGCATGAAATGTTGTAGGCTATTCATTGAATTTAAATGCTTCTGCCACATCTGAATTGACCTCTGTATTCCATAAGGTAGCTCCCCTCGCACTGTGTTGCTATTCAAACACAGCAACGCCTGTCATTTTTTCCATATCCATAAAATGcaaagcagaggagaaggcTGTTCCATTGAAGTCCATGGAAGTGTATTTGACCATGGAACAAGTAGGCTTATTGGAACGTGGGCTTTTCATACAGTAATTCACttaaccaaaatgaaagtttccTCACCATCCCACCATCCAACTAAAAAATGTCTGTGATCCAACTGCCCTGGAATGAGTTTAGCGTTCCATGAGATTGCTATGCCACATTGCTCCATTTTAAAACACAGGCTGTGGTGTATCGATTGCAAACTCAGTTTCAAAGTTCATatttggaaaaggaaaaaacaaaccagTAAGATCAATTGAATAGGCAATGTGTTTGCTTATAGGTCCACTGAAGTGCAAAACACTGAGGCTGAGTAGGCTATACAAATTAGTCAGGGAACTTCACTTGTAAAGCATACTGTTAGTATTGTATGTATTACTGTTGCTTTAGTATAACAATTAGCTGTTGGATTACTGTAAGTAAGATGGAGCTACATTTTTCACAGCATAGTTAATGGAAAAATGCAACTGTTCTGGAAATTCAGATCGCTCATGTCTTGGTTCTGCCCAGTGGGACTACTGTGAAAGATGAAGGAGGGACTTGTTTACAGCTGGGTGTGTTTTAAGCTCTGTTGTTGCTATGTCAACACATTCAAGTTGTCTTAAAGGTGCCGTCTGTTTAAAGCTGTCTTCTCAACAGTCTAGTCTACTTCTCTATGAATTCCTCTtgtcaacaaaaaaatgcacttCAGCAGTGGAACTGTTAAATTCTTATCTAAGTAGCCTTGGAGGATGCACAACATATAATTTTGTAATAGATAATATTTAACAGCCCGATGATTTGACAATTCTTTTTTAGGTTTAAAAGCATGAGCTACCCTGGATACCCCCCTCAGGCCGGCGGCTACCCTCCACAACCTGGGGCTTACCCTCCACAACCTGGGACCTACCCACCCCAGCCTGGAGCGTACCCTCCCCAAGCAGGAGGCTACCCGCCTCAGGCAGGCGGATACCCTCCTCAGCCTAGTGGTTATCCTCCACAAGCTGGAGGCTACCCACCTGCACCACCAGCAGGTAAAGCTGCATCACAACAATATAATGAAATGTACTTATAGTGGTAAATGTACAAAAGTAGTAAAAGTAAGAGAAGTGAAACATGGGTTGTTAAGGACAAGGGACTTGTTGATGGACACTTGCCCTTCTTAGGATCCAGAGGCATGGGTGAGTGAGTCATGTCCTGAATGTAGGCAGCAGAGATCATGAGGTTTAGATTTAACTGAGTGGAAGGTCTTTTTTCcctcaaaaaacacaaacaaacatcagcTGTTGCTGAGAGAAGCAACTCACAGTCCAGTTTTCACATAGTACTCCCATTCTGTGTCCGGAGCTCTTTAGCCTACCTGTTAACTAGTTGGGAAGTGAGAAACAGGGCAGTGCCAGTAAGGATGGCTCATTCCAATCTCAATCTAATACTCTCCATTCCTCCAGGCATTTGGTAGCACAATGTATCACTCAACTCTCCTCAACATTTAATGCATAGTGAAGTGACGTCGATCCTTGTCTGTGTTATCTGTTGCAGGCAGCTGGGGCGGTGGGCCTCCTGGTGGTTATCCCTCCATAAGTCTTGACAACTTACCCAACCCTGGATTCAACGCTGCCGGTCTTCCTGCCATGGTAAGTTTAGCATGAAAACCACCTTCACCATCATCCACAAAATTCTATGAAATGTTTGCAATTCAACATGATCAGATGATTGCGTTGAATATTCCAGTTAGAATGAATTACACAACCATAAACGGAATATCACATCCTTTTATTTAACGGTAAGACTTTTCCAAGTCTGCATCCTAAAATTCTCAGTATTGCATCTTTCTTTGTCAACTTCTCTTTCCAGTTCTCTCGCATGAGTGAAATAATAATTTACTTGGTTAGCTACTTTTATCAGTGCTTCTAAAACCTGACAGTCTGGCGCAACTTTCCTCTCTTTTACCTTTCTAATTAAATTTCTGTGTCTTGTTTACGTCGCATTCTCATGTCTGTAATCAGAGCTCTAAAGCTGATATTTGCCTATTTTATAATTTAGCATGGCCACACTTTGTTTGGATATTTACTTGTACAGTGGATAATTTGTAGAAGTTCAATACATTGGGAACATCAGTTGTTTCTGTGCTCAGGTTACATTCAGGATAAACGTTAGTTACTGGAACATTTGTTAAATATTGACATAGATAATGGGGAATCCATAAAGGAGTCTGATCCAAAAAAGGTGTGACCAAATACTTTTGCTTGCATACAAATGGTAACATTCAGGACTCTGTGCACATATTATGGGATGCCAATCTTTCCCAACCACAGGCCAACCAGATCTCTGCGTCCATGGGAGGGTTTACTCCAAACCCGTCCATGTTCAACCAAGCCCCTGGGGGGTACCCACCTGCCCCTCAGGCTGGGGGGTTTGGTGCCCCCTCCCCTAACCAACAGCCATATGGCCTGTACCCGCAGCCAGGAGGGACCATGCCCCAACCCCAAGGCCCAGGGATGGGCTACCCTGGTCAGCCAGGCCAGCCCATGCCTGGGTACCCTCGTGCACCATCACCCAACCCGTCCATGCCTGGTTATGGAGCAGCACCGGCGCCTATGCCAGGGTACCCAAAGGTCCCATCACCCAATCCATCCATGCCAAGCTACGGAGGAGGAGCCATGCCTGTAGCTCCGGCAATCAATGTAAGAGACATTGAAAAGGGTGTTTATCTCTGCTATTTGTTGCCCTTTGCTGTTAGTGAATTAATTCATGTTtcttgttacacacacacacacacacacataaacacacacacctcacccccgcattattacatttacatattttgcGAAATGTAGTATAGCTTTATCTTCTTGATTCACCAAAGGATAAATAGAAGTCAAATACATTCATGTACTATCTAAAACTGACTGAGACTCTTTGTTGGAATAACATCGTTGCACTACGGAAATTGCTGTATTGTTCTCTCAGAGAGGATTCAGGGGAACAATCAAGGATTTTCCTGGAGCTGATCCACTGAAAGATGTGGAGGTCCTGAGGAAGGCCATGAAGGGCTTTGGTGAGTGCTTTGAACACAtcttaaaaaacacaatgagAACTTAATCAGTGTTTGCTATTTGTTAGGTCAAGGCAGAATGAACTGTGGTGTCCTTTGGATGCACTTTCTGCACTGGATGTTGTCTAAGTGGGAACAtttgttgtttatatttttcAGGTTGTATGTCTGTGTAAGGATATTTGGCCGTTTTTAAGTATAAGTAAACCACTTGTAATGGGAAATGAGGGCATATTTTTAATCTGTGAACCATATCAGGTTTGATATTGTGGACTTGTCTGTGCAGGAACTGATGAGCAAGCCATTATTGACTTGCTGGGGAGTCGCTCCAACAAGCAGCGTGTGCCTATGCTCAGGTCCTACAAAACCGCCTATGGGAAGGTAACAATCACCATCATGCTTATTGCTAAGTTTATATGCTGTCATTGTGATAGTTTAAAGTtcatatgtgatgtgtgtgtgtgtgtgtgtatcactccattgtagctgttgCTGCTGTATAGATACATTGAATATATTTAAGTATGAAACGAGTTTGAAACCTTTCAGTGTGCAGTAGAATGCTTTCATGCTTTCATATGTGGACTGCTGTTCCTGTTCTGACAGGCACCGGAGAACTGTACTGCTGTGTAAAGGGCATCCacgtgtgggtgtgggtgtgggtgtgggtgtgggtgtgtgtgtgtgggtgtgtgtgtgtgtgtgtgtgtgtgtgtgtgtgtgtgtgtgtgtgtgtgtgtgtgtgcgcatgtttgtttgtttgtttgtttgtgtatatgttcaTGAGCTTGACTCCTGAGTCACCATGACCCATTGGTGGTCATATTGCATTCCCATAACTTGTCCCCACAGCAAGATCCGGACCACATATTGGAAGTGGTTCAGTCCTTCAGCCAGAATTCTATTTTCATGACCATCATTTGCTTCTGCAGAAACTgcagacattttgaaatggGGACAATGCCTAGCTGTTGAAAAgcctgaaagcctgaaataattgacatcagtatgtgtgtgtgtgtgtgtgtgttatattacAAATACTTTTAGGCCCACCAAATAGTACCATTTTTCCTATTAGAAGAGAGTATTTTGCactctaaataaaaaaaaaaaaagacaaacaccaTTTGCCAATATAGCACCGTGGATGGCTCAGAGTGCATTACCAAGTGCATGATGGTGACAACCCGACAacaggtgctgctgctgccagtaAAATGGAAGGGGGATTAGATGTCCTCAGAGCTCATTATAGCTACGCCACAGAGCTTTTTGGAGCAAGTTTCTCACagcagcagttgaacatggttTTGAAGTATTCCAAGCATGTGTTGTTTCCTCTTCCAGGATCTGATTAAGGACCTGCATTCAGAACTGTCTGGGGACTTCAGGAAGCTGGTCATGGCCATGATGAAGACCCCAGCTGAGCTTGATGCCTACGAGCTCAAAACCGCCATAAAGGTTAGCGCTCACCAAGAAAACCTGGCAACAATTTTCTGTACATTTACCATCTTTCTTTTCAATATAAAATTGCTTACAATCCACATTACTACATTTTTTTGCAACATAAAAACATCATTATTAGCTTACGTATGAGAAATGTTGTTACGAGGCAGATAAAGAAGCATTTCGCAATTTTACTGTATTAAagtaaagcttttttttaagtaattgcATCTGTTGTATGTCTGCATGAACATTCACCTCAAATAGGAATGTTTTGGCTATAAATCTGAAGTAGGCCAGTGGGGAGGAGGGCTTGAGCTAATCTCTGTTTTGTCCTCCTAACAGGGAGCTGGAACCGACGAAGCCTGCCTAATAGAGATCCTGTCTTCTCGCTCCAACGCGGAAATCAAGGAGATTAACCGGGTTTACAAAACAGGTGAGATGCCCCCAGGCTAGAGTGCAACTACTGCTCTCCTTTATCACACTGCATCATACCCCTGTGCTGAAAGATTGTTACTTCATTGGTGGACAAGCTCATTGTGTCTAGATTTGTGTACCACTATGAAATAATTAGGTGCAGATGCTAAATTGCACATATAGATTCACATCTGTCATGATTTGGTAGTTTCTGTTAGGGTTAGACAGATGTCTTGGTTGACCGATACATCGGGATGATGTTGGCCTTTTAAATATCAGAAATCGTCCAGTCAAGTCGTCCACTGCCGATATGATgaaggttcctccctgactgcagctacataaaaacagtctataaaatctgcaatgaaatgttattttctttgcagaatttatttattcattcaattgTTCAATGacgttttttgtaaattaattattcACTTAAAGATGGTAATCTATCCCAGAGTTTTTCCTACCATTGAATGGATGGGGTGGCTCACCCTGCcatgctaaccctaaaagaaatctgggtttcagtggagacttttagtgtctcttggtctaaaagctgtttcagaggcttttctaccttGCCAGGAAtaattttataattattatatattatagttattttttgccctggaaatgtaaatattgaatatcgacacaaaatattgaattatttattattaaatctTCTTCCTCaatctgtgtgcctgtgtgtttttttcatcactATTGTGTCATTGCAGAATACAAGAAATCTCTGGAGAATGCCATCAGTGGGGACACCTCAGGCCACTTCCGGAGGCTCCTGATCTCACTTGCCCAGGTACAGCTACAACCCTTAGTACCAGTATACCTAACGTCTATTAGCAACTGCATACAGATATGATTAGAAATATTTGTCTTTGTACTTTTAGGGTAATCGTGATGAACGAGAACATGTGGACGTCTCTTTAGCCAAGCAAGATGCTCAGGTAAAGTCTGCTTCATTCTCATTAATAATGACGGCTTGATGATTTATCCACAATTCGTAAATTGCATATTACCTGACCTGTTGACTGCAAAGATATTTAGCTTTGTACATATCGCTGTTCTCTTTGTAGTCCCTCTATGCTGCTGGAGAGAACAAGCTGGGAACTGATGAGTCCAAGttcaatgctattttgtgtgCCAGGAGCAAACCCCATCTCAGAGCAGGTACACAAAGAAATGATCACAGGCAACACAAGTTAATCAGTTCAGCATTTATTAAAACATCTCAGAGAATAACTGAGAATCTGGCCACAAATACCAGTGAAAATACTATTTTGGCTGTACGTTTTTGTTACTgacaagttgtgtgtgtgtgtgtgtagtgtttctTGAGTACCAGCAGATGTGTGGCAGGGATATTGAGAAGAGTATCGACAGGGAGATGTCCGGGGACCTGGAGAGTGGCATGGTGGCAGTGGGTAAGAATCCGCACACACGTatacataagataagataaaactttattgtccgtTCGCACGAAAATTTGTCTTGCATCGCATGCTCTAACAATCATCAACACATAAAAATAATCTGACATCTGACATAAAAAGACATCTGACATAAAAAGAACATCTgttgtcatgcacacacatacatatacccATACACACCCTCCTCCACCCTATGATcactgtccctgtgtgtgtgtgtgtgtgggtggttgcATAGTccatgtgagtatgtgtgtgggtgggtgggagtaCATACGTACATACACGAAGACCACACCTATACAGGTCTGGTCTTCGAAGGGCGACACCCATGTATTGTTAAGAGCTAGCTGCACATATTTACTACATGACAAGTGCAGACGCTCGTCTACATGTGTGACGTAACAATAACCCATTAACTAGGTACAATGACACtataacaaaaacattttccatgcTCAATGTATTACATGTTACAGATTACATTATGTGTTGTTGAAAGTGATACCAGTAGTGGAGGTGGGGGCCCTCCTAAATGCATaatctttttgtgtttttcccttttttggtGACATTGCTCAGGGTTATGGCACAGTAACCTGATTTTTAGATGTGTTTTGATTATATACATCCATTGGTATTACAACCTGGCAGGGAGACACATCAGGAGACTATAAGAAACTGCTATTGAGGCTCTGTGGAGGCAGTGACTGAAAAGGAAGCAGAATCTTGCCACATCATTGAAATCTCATACAAATATCTGTTTATTGGCTGACCTGTACTATACACCACAATCTGCAAAACCACATGCCGTGCCACTACTCTCAATGCAATGCTTATCTAGTAGTAAGAACCTCATATCATTACTGTTTCCTTTTTTCTACATTATGTGCAAAAAAGTCTTATATTTTTCACTTATATACATGCCCTAATAAGATTCGATTTGtaaaagaatacatttgtaTTTAAGAACTATATATTTTTAGAAGTATATCTTATTTTGAATTGTGCCAATATTATATCTAATGTCATGTGATTGTTTATCAGCTAATGCATTGttgaaagtgaaagcagtagTGGAGGTGGGGGCCCTCTAAATGCATAatcttttttattgtgtttttccctcttttgCTGACATTGCTCAGGGTTATGGTACAGTAACCTGATTTTTAGATGTGTTTTGATTATATACATCCATTGGTATTACAACCTTGGTCTATAAAGATAAATCTTCATTTTGAGGTGGTGTGCACTGCAGTGTTTGTCGTTGTCGTGAAGCATTGTGTTCCATTTCACTCGACTGAACAAAAactcatgtttttgtttctaatttcagatttttcaaaatatCCTTTACCTTTTTGAGTTTGCTTATTGAACTTCATTCATTCCGTCTTCCTCTGTCACACAAATGTGGTGTATGCAGTGCTTGATTTTTAGTAGTTCACTTCTCAGATAGGGGGTAAggaaagatagatagatgcatagATTGTCCTCTTCTATAATGCACTGAGAGTAATTCTaatcactttatttgtataaaaaagaaacagagacaaggTATAGATTAGGGTGTGTACTGTAGTTGCATATCTCATCCGTATTAAatcactgttttctctgtttcagttAAGTGTATTAAGAATACACCCGCCTTCTTTGCTGAGAGGCTCTACAAGGCCATGAGGGTGAGACACACCCCATCTTGTTTAGATGGATAATAATTTTCCGTACATTACAAAATAATACTGCGACAGTTTAATCAATATGTAGTCTATGTGTCAcccttactgtgtgtgtgtgtttgtgtgtttgtgtttgctctCAGGGAGCTGGGACCAAGGACAGTGCCCTGATCCGGATCATGGTCTCCCGCTCTGAGGTTGACATGCTGGATATCCGCCAGGAATACGTGAGAAACTACGGCAAGTCGCTGTACACGCACATCTCTGTAAGTATCTCCATCACATACACAACCTAAATAACCAGAGCAccatggatgaatggatgggtgGGAGAATCAGTTTGCTGATGCTTATGTTTTATTGGCAGGGAGACACATCAGGAGACTATAAGAAACTGCTATTGAA
This genomic window contains:
- the anxa11a gene encoding annexin A11a, with translation MSYPGYPPQAGGYPPQPGAYPPQPGTYPPQPGAYPPQAGGYPPQAGGYPPQPSGYPPQAGGYPPAPPAGSWGGGPPGGYPSISLDNLPNPGFNAAGLPAMANQISASMGGFTPNPSMFNQAPGGYPPAPQAGGFGAPSPNQQPYGLYPQPGGTMPQPQGPGMGYPGQPGQPMPGYPRAPSPNPSMPGYGAAPAPMPGYPKVPSPNPSMPSYGGGAMPVAPAINRGFRGTIKDFPGADPLKDVEVLRKAMKGFGTDEQAIIDLLGSRSNKQRVPMLRSYKTAYGKDLIKDLHSELSGDFRKLVMAMMKTPAELDAYELKTAIKGAGTDEACLIEILSSRSNAEIKEINRVYKTEYKKSLENAISGDTSGHFRRLLISLAQGNRDEREHVDVSLAKQDAQSLYAAGENKLGTDESKFNAILCARSKPHLRAVFLEYQQMCGRDIEKSIDREMSGDLESGMVAVVKCIKNTPAFFAERLYKAMRGAGTKDSALIRIMVSRSEVDMLDIRQEYVRNYGKSLYTHISGDTSGDYKKLLLKLCGGSD